The uncultured Methanobrevibacter sp. genome includes a window with the following:
- a CDS encoding flavodoxin family protein: MKVFGICASPRNSTTEYVLKEALSNLEADGFQTEIFTCRAKDIKPCMHCDYCLENKKCIIDDDMADVYEGLQNADGIILATPVQSGGISSNLSAIMDRTRALEAVDYNLLRGKIGMSIAVGGDRTGGQDFAHLKNITYFMIHGIIPVSGGPFGSNLGASFWSNDSMEDIMNDTYGMESLMRTLHEFKNFLNKYI; encoded by the coding sequence ATGAAAGTTTTTGGAATTTGCGCTAGTCCTAGAAACAGTACTACAGAATACGTTTTAAAAGAAGCTTTAAGTAATCTGGAAGCAGACGGATTTCAAACAGAAATCTTTACTTGCCGGGCTAAAGATATAAAGCCATGTATGCATTGTGATTACTGTCTGGAAAATAAAAAATGCATTATTGATGATGATATGGCAGATGTCTACGAAGGCCTTCAGAATGCTGACGGCATTATTTTGGCTACTCCTGTTCAAAGTGGGGGCATAAGCAGCAATTTATCTGCTATTATGGATAGAACAAGGGCTTTGGAAGCTGTTGATTACAATTTGCTTCGAGGAAAAATCGGCATGAGCATTGCAGTCGGCGGCGACAGAACCGGCGGCCAGGATTTTGCTCACTTAAAAAATATAACCTATTTCATGATACATGGAATTATTCCTGTCAGCGGAGGTCCTTTCGGATCTAATTTGGGAGCTTCATTCTGGTCAAATGATTCTATGGAAGATATTATGAATGACACTTATGGAATGGAGTCATTGATGAGGACTTTACATGAATTTAAAAATTTTCTAAATAAGTATATTTAA
- a CDS encoding zinc ribbon domain-containing protein yields MGFCNSCGRPIVKEDYGTNKDGSLNPEFCKDCFQNGEYTEPDITLNEMIIRKSKEMMAKNPRLAETHATGITTMFIPGLKRWNPEFQDDYKDIKDL; encoded by the coding sequence ATGGGATTTTGCAATTCATGTGGAAGACCAATAGTTAAAGAAGATTATGGGACCAATAAGGACGGAAGTTTAAATCCGGAATTCTGTAAAGACTGTTTTCAAAATGGAGAATATACCGAGCCTGATATAACTCTAAATGAAATGATTATTAGAAAATCAAAAGAAATGATGGCTAAAAATCCAAGGCTTGCTGAAACCCATGCTACAGGCATTACAACAATGTTCATTCCTGGATTAAAAAGGTGGAATCCTGAATTTCAGGATGATTATAAAGATATAAAAGATCTTTAA
- a CDS encoding bifunctional 5,6,7,8-tetrahydromethanopterin hydro-lyase/3-hexulose-6-phosphate synthase translates to MYRIGEALIGDGPELAHVDLLIGDKQGPVGQAFANGLSNLSVGHTPLTSVIRPNLMTKPATLIIPKVTVGDLDDASKIFGPAQTAVARAVADAVEDGYIPKDIVEDIVINVSVFIDPSAKDYRKIYQYNYGATKLAIRRAMEGYPSIDKVLAEKDRGTHPIMGFKVKKLWSPPYLQVALDLDNEAAMERIISELPDNDRILLEAGTPLVKKFGVGIIGKIRALRPDAFIIADLKTLDVGRVEVKMAADETADAVAISGLGTIESIAKAIHETQKQGIYSILDMMNVDGFADKLALLPDDLKPDIVLLHRNVDMESYMAEHGEDTGDMTEWGNIKDIKSVLGKKGLVAVAGGIKPTNVEEAIEKGANIIIAGRYIIGSRDVRRAAQDFLEHFDPDPDNMRLAMDEDENIEVKD, encoded by the coding sequence ATGTATAGAATTGGAGAAGCTCTTATTGGAGATGGCCCTGAATTAGCACATGTTGATTTATTAATCGGTGATAAACAAGGACCAGTTGGTCAAGCTTTTGCTAATGGTTTATCTAATCTTTCTGTAGGACACACTCCTTTAACAAGTGTAATTAGACCTAACTTAATGACCAAACCAGCTACTTTAATCATTCCTAAAGTAACTGTTGGTGATTTGGATGATGCAAGTAAAATATTTGGACCTGCACAAACTGCTGTCGCAAGAGCAGTAGCTGATGCAGTGGAAGACGGATACATCCCAAAAGACATTGTTGAAGATATTGTAATAAATGTCAGTGTATTCATTGACCCTTCTGCTAAAGATTACAGAAAAATTTATCAGTACAACTATGGTGCAACTAAATTAGCTATCAGAAGAGCTATGGAAGGATACCCATCTATTGATAAAGTACTCGCAGAAAAAGACCGTGGAACTCACCCAATCATGGGATTCAAAGTCAAAAAACTTTGGTCACCACCATACTTACAAGTTGCTCTTGACTTAGATAATGAAGCTGCAATGGAAAGAATCATTTCAGAATTGCCTGATAATGACAGAATCCTTCTTGAAGCAGGTACTCCACTTGTCAAAAAATTCGGTGTTGGAATTATCGGTAAAATCAGAGCTTTACGTCCAGATGCATTCATTATTGCTGATTTAAAAACCTTGGATGTTGGTCGTGTTGAAGTTAAAATGGCTGCTGATGAAACTGCAGATGCAGTAGCTATTTCTGGTTTAGGTACCATCGAATCAATTGCTAAAGCAATCCATGAAACTCAAAAACAAGGTATTTATTCCATCCTTGATATGATGAACGTTGACGGTTTCGCTGATAAATTAGCTTTACTCCCTGATGACTTAAAACCTGACATTGTTTTATTACACAGAAATGTCGATATGGAATCATACATGGCAGAACATGGTGAAGACACTGGTGACATGACCGAATGGGGTAACATCAAAGATATTAAATCTGTTCTCGGTAAGAAAGGTCTTGTTGCTGTTGCTGGTGGTATTAAACCTACAAATGTTGAAGAAGCAATCGAAAAAGGCGCAAACATCATTATTGCAGGTAGATACATCATTGGTTCAAGAGACGTAAGAAGAGCTGCACAGGACTTCTTAGAACACTTTGACCCAGATCCAGACAACATGAGACTTGCTATGGATGAAGATGAAAATATTGAAGTAAAAGACTGA
- a CDS encoding phosphoserine phosphatase: MKVGKGIVKKYSREYNRTLKNGERKKYTTEQIQITVPKQEDIYQNKEEVLIIPQGEIENFKNMTEENQALKVANYLHVEEVKELERQLEDNLNPSTLEFKNEIESLKAEITQKNNDIAEIENKFKSLHEDNLNELKHENNLIRDKHSKLIIENENLKTKFVNIKTENENLKTKYSSIKEENKNLKTKCSTLKEEHSSIKESYNQVSSKYDQLKQENLNTKTSYAEMYELNEDLEKDYDSLRLEYNELVDKYNALEEELYNIKNNKSHDEYIANKVREFILKSRS; the protein is encoded by the coding sequence ATGAAAGTGGGTAAAGGTATTGTAAAAAAATATTCTAGAGAATATAATAGAACATTAAAAAATGGTGAGAGAAAAAAATACACTACAGAACAAATTCAAATCACAGTACCGAAACAAGAAGACATCTACCAGAACAAGGAAGAAGTTTTAATTATACCTCAAGGAGAAATTGAAAATTTTAAAAACATGACTGAGGAAAATCAGGCATTGAAAGTAGCGAATTATTTACATGTTGAGGAAGTGAAAGAATTGGAAAGACAGTTAGAGGATAATCTAAATCCTTCCACTTTAGAATTTAAAAATGAGATTGAAAGTTTAAAAGCCGAAATTACACAAAAAAACAACGATATAGCTGAAATCGAAAATAAATTTAAATCCTTGCATGAAGATAATCTCAATGAATTAAAACATGAAAATAATTTAATCAGAGACAAGCATTCAAAGTTAATCATTGAAAACGAAAACCTCAAAACCAAATTCGTGAATATTAAAACCGAAAACGAAAACCTCAAAACCAAATACTCCAGCATTAAAGAAGAAAATAAAAATTTAAAAACCAAATGCTCCACTTTAAAAGAAGAACACTCCTCAATAAAAGAAAGCTACAATCAGGTAAGCTCAAAATATGATCAGTTAAAACAGGAAAATCTTAATACAAAAACCAGTTATGCTGAAATGTATGAACTTAACGAAGATTTGGAAAAAGATTACGATTCACTTCGTCTGGAATACAATGAGCTGGTTGATAAATATAACGCTTTAGAAGAAGAGCTATATAATATTAAAAACAATAAATCTCACGATGAGTATATAGCTAATAAAGTAAGAGAATTTATTTTAAAAAGTAGAAGTTAA
- a CDS encoding threonine--tRNA ligase, protein MRILLIHSDYLNYNVKNKTPVAEEIEEAKKEGSFDDSLVVFTAVEKDDENNPEGIVKNLVSEVMKANDQVKAENIVLYPYAHLSSSLSSPKVAVQILKDAEEALLAENLSVKRVPFGWYKAFEISCKGHPLSELSRTITADAEEVKVERKPSKWQILEGDKITEIEEFNFDNHAFKQLVDYELGRGASDEGEPPHVKLMREKEICDYEPASDVGNLRWYPKGKLIRDLLADYVYDLTVERGAMPVETPIFYDLDNQAIYEHAYKFGERQYRTDTKKNLMLRFAACFGAFRLMSDSYLTWKNLPAKIFELTRYSFRYEKKGEVVGLKRLRAFTMPDCHSFCTDVHASLEEFSQQTDMCMQTGKDLNLDFEVIFRATQDFFEENEQWMYEIARKFNKPILLEILPERHHYWVCKIDLANIDALGRPIENPTVQIDVESGKRFDITYLGEDGKQHNPTILHTSPTGSIERVLCAMLEKTAIEINERSPMLPTWLSPIQARILTVGEAHEEFAEELYQKINAANIRVDIDDRDESVGKKIRNAAKEWIPYIFVIGDKEVESGKFQVTVRETGEKVDMTVDELIAEINEKCEGKPFRKLPLPKDISKRINFQ, encoded by the coding sequence ATGAGAATTTTACTAATTCATTCTGATTATTTAAATTACAATGTAAAGAATAAGACACCTGTAGCTGAAGAAATAGAGGAAGCTAAAAAAGAAGGTTCCTTTGATGACTCTTTAGTAGTATTTACAGCTGTTGAAAAAGATGATGAAAATAATCCAGAAGGTATTGTTAAAAATTTAGTTAGTGAAGTTATGAAAGCTAATGATCAAGTTAAAGCTGAAAATATTGTATTATATCCATATGCTCACTTATCTTCATCATTAAGCTCTCCAAAAGTCGCTGTTCAAATCTTAAAAGATGCAGAAGAGGCTTTACTTGCTGAAAATTTAAGTGTTAAAAGAGTACCTTTCGGATGGTATAAGGCCTTTGAAATTTCATGTAAAGGCCACCCGTTAAGTGAACTTTCAAGAACAATAACTGCTGATGCGGAAGAAGTTAAAGTTGAAAGAAAACCTTCCAAATGGCAAATTCTTGAAGGAGACAAAATCACTGAAATTGAAGAGTTTAATTTTGACAATCATGCATTCAAACAGTTAGTTGATTATGAACTCGGACGTGGAGCATCTGATGAAGGTGAACCTCCTCACGTTAAACTGATGAGAGAAAAAGAAATCTGTGATTATGAACCTGCTTCCGATGTAGGAAACCTCAGATGGTATCCGAAAGGAAAATTAATCAGAGATTTGCTTGCAGATTATGTTTATGACCTGACTGTTGAACGTGGAGCAATGCCTGTTGAAACTCCAATTTTCTATGATCTGGACAATCAGGCAATTTATGAGCATGCTTACAAATTCGGTGAAAGACAATACAGAACCGACACCAAAAAGAATTTGATGCTTAGATTTGCGGCTTGTTTCGGTGCATTCAGATTAATGTCAGATTCATATTTGACCTGGAAAAATTTACCTGCTAAAATTTTTGAGCTGACCAGATACAGTTTCCGTTATGAGAAAAAAGGAGAAGTTGTCGGTCTTAAAAGATTAAGAGCATTTACCATGCCTGACTGCCACTCATTCTGTACCGATGTACATGCATCTTTAGAAGAGTTTTCCCAGCAGACCGACATGTGTATGCAAACAGGTAAAGATTTGAATTTGGACTTTGAAGTAATTTTCAGAGCAACTCAGGACTTCTTTGAAGAAAACGAACAGTGGATGTATGAAATTGCTCGCAAATTCAATAAACCTATTCTTTTAGAAATTTTACCTGAAAGACATCATTACTGGGTATGTAAAATAGATTTAGCTAATATTGACGCTTTAGGCCGTCCAATTGAAAATCCAACAGTTCAAATCGATGTTGAAAGTGGTAAAAGATTTGATATTACCTACCTTGGAGAAGACGGCAAACAGCACAATCCTACAATCCTTCACACTTCCCCTACCGGAAGTATTGAAAGGGTTTTATGCGCAATGCTTGAAAAAACCGCTATTGAAATCAATGAAAGATCTCCAATGCTTCCAACCTGGTTAAGCCCTATCCAGGCAAGAATTCTTACAGTTGGAGAAGCACATGAAGAATTTGCAGAAGAACTGTATCAAAAAATCAATGCGGCAAATATTCGTGTAGACATTGACGACAGAGATGAAAGTGTCGGTAAAAAAATCAGAAATGCAGCTAAAGAATGGATTCCTTACATTTTTGTTATTGGAGACAAAGAAGTTGAATCCGGCAAGTTCCAGGTAACTGTACGTGAAACCGGTGAAAAAGTTGACATGACAGTCGATGAATTAATAGCTGAAATTAATGAAAAATGTGAAGGAAAACCTTTCAGAAAATTGCCTTTGCCTAAGGATATTTCAAAAAGGATTAATTTCCAATAA